Proteins encoded within one genomic window of Triticum aestivum cultivar Chinese Spring chromosome 2D, IWGSC CS RefSeq v2.1, whole genome shotgun sequence:
- the LOC123050190 gene encoding probable metal-nicotianamine transporter YSL6 isoform X1: protein MGSEAEMTAPLLAGVSPAVEAVPPWREQLTVRAIVVSAILGVLFCLVTHKLNLTVGIVPSLNVAAGLLGYCLVRTWTAALGMFGVVSKPFTKQENTVIQTCVVACYGLAISGGFGSYMLAMDQKTYELIGTDYPGNRAVDVKNPSLSWMIGFMFLVSFLGIFILVALRKVMVIDCKLTYPSGTATAMLINSVHTTTEVELVEKQVSCLGKYLSISFIWNCFKWFFSGVGDSCGFDNFPSLGLAAFKNTFYFDFSPTYIGCGLICPHIVNCSALVGAIISWGFLWPYISTKAGEWYPAELGSNDFKGLYGYKVFVCISLILGDGIYKLIKIVYATIKETMNAQSNKGRLPLVWVQDGDNISKLLAKEKLLNEVFVKDNIPPWLAGSAYVGLAAISAAIVPMMFPQLKWYLVLSAYVIAPLLAFCNSYGTGLTNWNLASTYGKIGLFIFASWVGHHGGVIAGLAACGVMMSIVSTAGDLMQDFKTGYLTLSSPRSMFVSQLIGTALGCVIAPLTFWLYWIAFDIGNPNGMFKAPYASIYREMSIMGVEGFSVLPQHCLAICFVFFFAAIAINFLRDVTPKSMSKFIPLPMAMAIPFYIGAYFAIDMFVGTIILFVWERANHKESEDFAGAVASGLICGDGIWSAPSAILSIMRIDPPMCMYIKPSLTYG, encoded by the exons ATGGGATCGGAGGCGGAGATGACCGCCCCCCTCCTTGCCGGTGTGTcgccggcggtggaggcggtgcCGCCGTGGCGGGAGCAGCTGACGGTTCGGGCGATAGTGGTGAGCGCCATCCTCGGGGTGCTCTTCTGCCTCGTCACGCACAAACTCAACCTCACGGTGGGGATCGTCCCCTCGCTCAACGTCGCCGCGGGGCTGCTCGGTTACTGCCTCGTGCGGACCTGGACGGCGGCGCTGGGGATGTTCGGCGTCGTCTCCAAGCCCTTCACCAAGCAGGAGAACACCGTCATCCAGAcctgcgtcgtcgcctgctacggcctCGCCATCAGCG GGGGATTCGGATCATATATGCTTGCAATGGATCAGAAAACTTATGAGCTTATTGGGACTGATTATCCTGGTAACAGGGCAGTGGATGTGAAGAATCCCTCACTGAGTTGGATGATCGGGTTTATGTTTCTAGTTAGCTTTCTTGGTATTTTTATTCTCGTTGCGCTGCGCAAG GTGATGGTGATTGATTGCAAGCTAACATATCCTAGTGGAACTGCCACTGCTATGTTGATCAATAGCGTCCACACTACTACTGAAGTTGAACTTGTAGA AAAACAAGTTAGCTGTCTTGGAAAATATTTAAGCATAAGTTTTATTTGGAACTGTTTTAAGTGGTTCTTCAGTGGTGTTGGGGATTCATGTGGCTTCGACAATTTCCCTTCACTCGGCCTTGCAGCATTTAAGAACAC GTTCTATTTTGACTTCAGTCCAACCTATATTGGATGTGGTCTTATATGCCCGCATATTGTTAACTGCTCTGCACTTGTTGGAGCCATCATATCCTGGGGTTTTCTTTGGCCATATATATCTACCAAAGCTGGGGAGTGGTATCCAGCTGAGCTTGGAAGCAACGACTTCAAAGGACTCTATGGGTACAAG GTTTTCGTATGCATATCCTTGATACTTGGGGATGGTATTTATAAACTCATTAAAATCGTTTATGCAACTATCAAGGAAACAATGAATGCACAATCAAACAAAGGAAGGCTTCCCCTTGTTTGGGTTCAGGATG GTGACAACATTTCCAAATTACTAGCCAAGGAAAAGCTTCTGAATGAGGTGTTCGTGAAAGACAATATCCCTCCTTGGTTGGCAGGATCTGCTTATGTGGGCCTTGCAGCAATTTCAGCTGCAATTGTACCGATGATGTTCCCACAGCTCAAGTGGTACCTTGTCCTCTCCGCCTATGTTATTGCTCCTCTACTCGCCTTCTGCAACTCATATGGCACTGGCCTAACAAACTGGAACCTTGCGTCCACATATGGGAAGATTGGTCTTTTCATTTTTGCCTCATGGGTTGGCCATCATGGTGGTGTGATTGCCGGCTTAGCAGCGTGTGGTGTTATGATGTCCATAGTATCCACAGCTGGTGATCTCATGCAAGACTTCAAGACTGGTTACCTGACCCTCTCATCGCCAAGGTCTATGTTTGTGTCACAATTGATTGGAACTGCCCTTGGTTGTGTCATTGCTCCCCTCACCTTTTGGCTTTACTGGATAGCCTTCGATATTGGCAATCCCAATGGCATGTTCAAAGCTCCATATGCTTCCATCTACCGTGAGATGTCAATCATGGGTGTTGAGGGATTCTCAGTGCTGCCGCAACATTGCCTAGCAATCTGCTttgtcttcttctttgcagccatagCAATCAACTTCCTGCGAGATGTGACCCCGAAAAGCATGTCCAAATTCATCCCACTCCCGATGGCCATGGCTATTCCATTTTACATTGGGGCATACTTTGCGATTGACATGTTTGTTGGGACTATCATCTTATTTGTCTGGGAGAGGGCGAACCATAAGGAGTCCGAGGACTTTGCAGGTGCGGTTGCTTCTGGTTTGATAtgtggtgatggtatatggagtgCCCCTTCTGCGATATTGTCCATCATGAGGATCGATCCACCAATGTGCATGTACATCAAGCCATCCCTTACATACGGCTGA
- the LOC123050190 gene encoding probable metal-nicotianamine transporter YSL6 isoform X2, whose amino-acid sequence MTAPLLAVVSAILGVLFCLVTHKLNLTVGIVPSLNVAAGLLGYCLVRTWTAALGMFGVVSKPFTKQENTVIQTCVVACYGLAISGGFGSYMLAMDQKTYELIGTDYPGNRAVDVKNPSLSWMIGFMFLVSFLGIFILVALRKVMVIDCKLTYPSGTATAMLINSVHTTTEVELVEKQVSCLGKYLSISFIWNCFKWFFSGVGDSCGFDNFPSLGLAAFKNTFYFDFSPTYIGCGLICPHIVNCSALVGAIISWGFLWPYISTKAGEWYPAELGSNDFKGLYGYKVFVCISLILGDGIYKLIKIVYATIKETMNAQSNKGRLPLVWVQDGDNISKLLAKEKLLNEVFVKDNIPPWLAGSAYVGLAAISAAIVPMMFPQLKWYLVLSAYVIAPLLAFCNSYGTGLTNWNLASTYGKIGLFIFASWVGHHGGVIAGLAACGVMMSIVSTAGDLMQDFKTGYLTLSSPRSMFVSQLIGTALGCVIAPLTFWLYWIAFDIGNPNGMFKAPYASIYREMSIMGVEGFSVLPQHCLAICFVFFFAAIAINFLRDVTPKSMSKFIPLPMAMAIPFYIGAYFAIDMFVGTIILFVWERANHKESEDFAGAVASGLICGDGIWSAPSAILSIMRIDPPMCMYIKPSLTYG is encoded by the exons ATGACCGCCCCCCTCCTTGCCG TGGTGAGCGCCATCCTCGGGGTGCTCTTCTGCCTCGTCACGCACAAACTCAACCTCACGGTGGGGATCGTCCCCTCGCTCAACGTCGCCGCGGGGCTGCTCGGTTACTGCCTCGTGCGGACCTGGACGGCGGCGCTGGGGATGTTCGGCGTCGTCTCCAAGCCCTTCACCAAGCAGGAGAACACCGTCATCCAGAcctgcgtcgtcgcctgctacggcctCGCCATCAGCG GGGGATTCGGATCATATATGCTTGCAATGGATCAGAAAACTTATGAGCTTATTGGGACTGATTATCCTGGTAACAGGGCAGTGGATGTGAAGAATCCCTCACTGAGTTGGATGATCGGGTTTATGTTTCTAGTTAGCTTTCTTGGTATTTTTATTCTCGTTGCGCTGCGCAAG GTGATGGTGATTGATTGCAAGCTAACATATCCTAGTGGAACTGCCACTGCTATGTTGATCAATAGCGTCCACACTACTACTGAAGTTGAACTTGTAGA AAAACAAGTTAGCTGTCTTGGAAAATATTTAAGCATAAGTTTTATTTGGAACTGTTTTAAGTGGTTCTTCAGTGGTGTTGGGGATTCATGTGGCTTCGACAATTTCCCTTCACTCGGCCTTGCAGCATTTAAGAACAC GTTCTATTTTGACTTCAGTCCAACCTATATTGGATGTGGTCTTATATGCCCGCATATTGTTAACTGCTCTGCACTTGTTGGAGCCATCATATCCTGGGGTTTTCTTTGGCCATATATATCTACCAAAGCTGGGGAGTGGTATCCAGCTGAGCTTGGAAGCAACGACTTCAAAGGACTCTATGGGTACAAG GTTTTCGTATGCATATCCTTGATACTTGGGGATGGTATTTATAAACTCATTAAAATCGTTTATGCAACTATCAAGGAAACAATGAATGCACAATCAAACAAAGGAAGGCTTCCCCTTGTTTGGGTTCAGGATG GTGACAACATTTCCAAATTACTAGCCAAGGAAAAGCTTCTGAATGAGGTGTTCGTGAAAGACAATATCCCTCCTTGGTTGGCAGGATCTGCTTATGTGGGCCTTGCAGCAATTTCAGCTGCAATTGTACCGATGATGTTCCCACAGCTCAAGTGGTACCTTGTCCTCTCCGCCTATGTTATTGCTCCTCTACTCGCCTTCTGCAACTCATATGGCACTGGCCTAACAAACTGGAACCTTGCGTCCACATATGGGAAGATTGGTCTTTTCATTTTTGCCTCATGGGTTGGCCATCATGGTGGTGTGATTGCCGGCTTAGCAGCGTGTGGTGTTATGATGTCCATAGTATCCACAGCTGGTGATCTCATGCAAGACTTCAAGACTGGTTACCTGACCCTCTCATCGCCAAGGTCTATGTTTGTGTCACAATTGATTGGAACTGCCCTTGGTTGTGTCATTGCTCCCCTCACCTTTTGGCTTTACTGGATAGCCTTCGATATTGGCAATCCCAATGGCATGTTCAAAGCTCCATATGCTTCCATCTACCGTGAGATGTCAATCATGGGTGTTGAGGGATTCTCAGTGCTGCCGCAACATTGCCTAGCAATCTGCTttgtcttcttctttgcagccatagCAATCAACTTCCTGCGAGATGTGACCCCGAAAAGCATGTCCAAATTCATCCCACTCCCGATGGCCATGGCTATTCCATTTTACATTGGGGCATACTTTGCGATTGACATGTTTGTTGGGACTATCATCTTATTTGTCTGGGAGAGGGCGAACCATAAGGAGTCCGAGGACTTTGCAGGTGCGGTTGCTTCTGGTTTGATAtgtggtgatggtatatggagtgCCCCTTCTGCGATATTGTCCATCATGAGGATCGATCCACCAATGTGCATGTACATCAAGCCATCCCTTACATACGGCTGA